The Streptomyces cyaneogriseus subsp. noncyanogenus region TGGACCCCGGCCCTTGACGGTACGGCCGCGCCGCACGGGCGTGCGGTGAACGGGAGGTGGGACAGCCGACCGGCGGCGTGGGACCCTCGCCGGCAGCGGAAGCACGGAACCGCGAAAGCCCGTGCATGCCGCATCCAGTACGGGGCAAGTTGACTGGGCACCCACCCCACACGGCCTCGGATCGGAGACTGCGATGCTGACGCACACCCTTGAGCACGGTGTTCTGGTCATCACGGTGGGCCGGGACCCCGGAATCGACGGGCGGGCCGCGCTGTCCACCCAGATGGCCCATCTGATCGAAGCCCACGCCCCCACGCCGGTCGTCGTCGACCTCACCGACCGGGCCGCGAGCATCGCCACGGTCAGCGCCGTGCTCCGGGCCCATCAGCTCTGCGGCCGCCAGGGCGTGACGATGTCCGTCGTCACACAGAGCGCCCGTCTGCGGCGCCTGCTCGAGAACGACGCCGACACGGCCTGCTCCCGCCTGACCCTCCACACGCGACGGGACGCGGCCGTCGCGGCCTGCTTCACCCCCGCCGCCTGAGCGGGCCACCCCTCACACATGACGAGGGCGGTCCCGGCCTCCGCGCGGACTGTTCGTCCAACGGAGACCGGGACCGCCCTCGCCGTACGCCACGCCGCGGCGACCGGGCGAAGGTCAGGGCAGCGGGGTGCCCCCGGTCGCGTTCAGAATCTCCGCGGTGATGAAGCTGGCCTCCTGAGAGGCCAAGTAGACGTACGCGGGGGCCAGCTCGGCCGGCTGGGCAGGGCGGCCCATCGGGCTCTGCTTGCCGAATTCCGCCGTGTCCGGCAGCGTCGCGGGAATGAGCGGCGTCCACACCGGACCCGGCGCCACCGCGTTCACGCGGATCCCGCGCTCGGCGAGCATCTGGGCCAGCCCTTGGGTGAACGTGACGATCGCGCCCTTCGTCATCGCGTAGTCGAGCAGATGCGGGCTCGGCTGGTACGCCTGCACCGAAGTGGAATTGATGACGCTCGCCCCCCGGGGCATGTGCGGCAGGGCGAACTTCGTCAGCCAGAACATGCCGTAGAGGTTGGTCCGCATCACCCGGTCGAACTGCTCGGTCGTGATCGCCTCGATGCCGTCCGGCTGTGCCATCTGGTAGGCGGCGTTGTTCACCAGGACGTCGACGCGCCCGAACTCCGCGACGGCCCGA contains the following coding sequences:
- a CDS encoding SDR family oxidoreductase, with the translated sequence MADEQHAQQDPTTQHPRPDFPQQDQAHPGWTGPMDPPPDHGEESYRGSGRLEGRKAVITGGDSGIGRAVALAFAREGADVLFTHLDEEESDARETARLVEEAGRKAVAVSCDIREEGNCRALIDRAVAEFGRVDVLVNNAAYQMAQPDGIEAITTEQFDRVMRTNLYGMFWLTKFALPHMPRGASVINSTSVQAYQPSPHLLDYAMTKGAIVTFTQGLAQMLAERGIRVNAVAPGPVWTPLIPATLPDTAEFGKQSPMGRPAQPAELAPAYVYLASQEASFITAEILNATGGTPLP